A region from the Benincasa hispida cultivar B227 chromosome 12, ASM972705v1, whole genome shotgun sequence genome encodes:
- the LOC120067695 gene encoding type IV inositol polyphosphate 5-phosphatase 7-like isoform X2: protein MSDGNSKKSKLSWSKKMVTKWFNIKSKSGSGDYQADHGGDVEYRNSISMRENYTDESSKSIEHSHHGHMNIDNPRIIDVQDYSIFVATWNVGGRSPPSNLSLEDWLHTSAPADIYVLGFQEIVPLNAGNVLGAEDSGPARKWLTLIRKTLNNLPVSSGDKMCYMPFPTPKPAIELNDDFEESMRLKDSSYCRRRSFHTTNSGRPSNDQSTALPQLDRRFSISNHVIFDHRPSDYESSFRWGHRLSNYNRQSDYCRQSNDSRLSDYSKWGSSEDDGCHGDLTSETLFSPPLYNGSTSKEDELRSLGHSRYCLVSNKQMVGIFLTIWVRSELKDRIRDVKVSCVGRGLMGYLGNKGSISVSLSLHQTSFCFICSHLTSGQKQGDELRRNSDVMEILKKTRFRCDRGLPHQKSPQTILEHDRIIWFGDLNYRIALSHRSAKALVEMQNWRVLLENDQLRNEQNYGRVFVGWNEGNIYFPPTYKYSNNSDQYSGDGMYWKEKRRTPAWCDRILWYGQGLRQLSYVRGESRFSDHRPVYGMFCAEVESNHGQLKKNMSSSSKIDVEELLPYSHGYTELNFY, encoded by the exons CTCTCATGGTCCAAGAAGATGGTTACAAAATGGTTCAATATCAAGAGTAAAAGTGGAAGTGGAGATTATCAGGCAGATCACG GAGGTGATGTTGAGTATAGGAATAGTATTTCAATGAGAGAGAATTACACTG ATGAATCTAGTAAGAGCATAGAGCATAGCCACCATGGACATATGAATATCGACAATCCTCGTATCATAGATGTTCAGGACTATAG CATTTTTGTTGCTACATGGAACGTCGGTGGCAGATCCCCTCCTAGTAATCTAAGTTTAGAAGACTGGCTTCATACCTCAGCCCCTGCAGACATTTACGTACTTGG ATTTCAAGAGATAGTTCCACTTAATGCTGGTAATGTGTTGGGCGCAGAGGACAGCGGTCCTGCCAGGAAATGGCTAACCCTCATTCGGAAAACACTAAACAATCTTCCCGTCTCAAGTGGAGATAAAATGTGCTACATGCCATTTCCCACCCCTAAGCCAGCCATAGAATTGAATGATGATTTTGAGGAATCAATGAGGCTCAAGGACTCATCTTACTGTCGTCGTCGATCTTTTCATACAACTAATAGCGGTAGACCATCTAACGACCAGTCAACTGCTCTGCCTCAACTTGATAGAAGATTTAGCATCTCTAATCATGTGATCTTTGACCACCGGCCCAGTGACTACGAATCCAGTTTCAGATGGGGACACAGGCTAAGCAACTATAACAGGCAAAGTGATTATTGTAGGCAAAGCAATGACTCAAGGCTGAGTGACTATTCCAAATGGGGATCATCCGAAGATGATGGATGCCATGGGGATTTGACAAGTGAAACTTTATTCTCACCACCGTTATATAACGGATCCACATCCAAGGAAGATGAACTCAGAAGTTTGGGACATTCACGGTATTGCTTGGTTTCTAATAAACAAATGGTTGGCATTTTTCTCACAATATGGGTCAGGAGTGAATTGAAGGATAGAATACGGGACGTGAAAGTATCCTGTGTTGGTAGAGGATTGATGGGTTATCTAGGAAATAAG GGATCAATTTCAGTCAGTTTGTCTTTGCATCAAACAAGCTTTTGCTTCATCTGTAGTCACTTAACCTCAGGACAGAAACAGGGTGATGAGCTAAGAAGGAACTCTGATGTGATGGAGATCCTGAAGAAGACCCGGTTTCGGTGTGATCGAGGTTTGCCTCATCAGAAGTCACCCCAAACAATCCTTGAGCACGA TCGAATTATCTGGTTTGGAGATTTAAATTACCGAATCGCTTTATCTCACCGCTCTGCCAAGGCACTTGTTGAGATGCAAAATTGGAGAGTGTTGCTTGAGAATGATCAG TTACGTAATGAGCAGAATTACGGCCGAGTCTTTGTTGGATGGAACGAAGGCAATATATATTTTCCACCCACTTACAAATACTCAAATAATTCAGATCAATACTCTGGGGATGGTATGTACTGGAAGGAGAAACGTCGGACTCCTGCTTG GTGTGATCGGATTCTGTGGTATGGACAAGGTCTCCGTCAATTATCGTATGTCCGGGGTGAATCCCGGTTTTCAGATCATAGACCTGTTTATGGCATGTTTTGTGCTGAGGTAGAGTCAAACCATGGCCAATTAAAGAAAAACATGAGTTCTAGTTCCAAGATTGATGTGGAGGAGCTTTTACCATACTCTCATGGATATACTGAACTGAACTTTTACTGA
- the LOC120067695 gene encoding type IV inositol polyphosphate 5-phosphatase 7-like isoform X3 yields the protein MSDGNSKKSKLSWSKKMVTKWFNIKSKSGSGDYQADHGIYERGDVEYRNSISMRENYTDESSKSIEHSHHGHMNIDNPRIIDVQDYSIFVATWNVGGRSPPSNLSLEDWLHTSAPADIYVLGFQEIVPLNAGNVLGAEDSGPARKWLTLIRKTLNNLPVSSGDKMCYMPFPTPKPAIELNDDFEESMRLKDSSYCRRRSFHTTNSGRPSNDQSTALPQLDRRFSISNHVIFDHRPSDYESSFRWGHRLSNYNRQSDYCRQSNDSRLSDYSKWGSSEDDGCHGDLTSETLFSPPLYNGSTSKEDELRSLGHSRYCLVSNKQMVGIFLTIWVRSELKDRIRDVKVSCVGRGLMGYLGNKGSISVSLSLHQTSFCFICSHLTSGQKQGDELRRNSDVMEILKKTRFRCDRGLPHQKSPQTILEHDYVMSRITAESLLDGTKAIYIFHPLTNTQIIQINTLGMVCTGRRNVGLLLGVIGFCGMDKVSVNYRMSGVNPGFQIIDLFMACFVLR from the exons CTCTCATGGTCCAAGAAGATGGTTACAAAATGGTTCAATATCAAGAGTAAAAGTGGAAGTGGAGATTATCAGGCAGATCACGGTATTTATGAAA GAGGTGATGTTGAGTATAGGAATAGTATTTCAATGAGAGAGAATTACACTG ATGAATCTAGTAAGAGCATAGAGCATAGCCACCATGGACATATGAATATCGACAATCCTCGTATCATAGATGTTCAGGACTATAG CATTTTTGTTGCTACATGGAACGTCGGTGGCAGATCCCCTCCTAGTAATCTAAGTTTAGAAGACTGGCTTCATACCTCAGCCCCTGCAGACATTTACGTACTTGG ATTTCAAGAGATAGTTCCACTTAATGCTGGTAATGTGTTGGGCGCAGAGGACAGCGGTCCTGCCAGGAAATGGCTAACCCTCATTCGGAAAACACTAAACAATCTTCCCGTCTCAAGTGGAGATAAAATGTGCTACATGCCATTTCCCACCCCTAAGCCAGCCATAGAATTGAATGATGATTTTGAGGAATCAATGAGGCTCAAGGACTCATCTTACTGTCGTCGTCGATCTTTTCATACAACTAATAGCGGTAGACCATCTAACGACCAGTCAACTGCTCTGCCTCAACTTGATAGAAGATTTAGCATCTCTAATCATGTGATCTTTGACCACCGGCCCAGTGACTACGAATCCAGTTTCAGATGGGGACACAGGCTAAGCAACTATAACAGGCAAAGTGATTATTGTAGGCAAAGCAATGACTCAAGGCTGAGTGACTATTCCAAATGGGGATCATCCGAAGATGATGGATGCCATGGGGATTTGACAAGTGAAACTTTATTCTCACCACCGTTATATAACGGATCCACATCCAAGGAAGATGAACTCAGAAGTTTGGGACATTCACGGTATTGCTTGGTTTCTAATAAACAAATGGTTGGCATTTTTCTCACAATATGGGTCAGGAGTGAATTGAAGGATAGAATACGGGACGTGAAAGTATCCTGTGTTGGTAGAGGATTGATGGGTTATCTAGGAAATAAG GGATCAATTTCAGTCAGTTTGTCTTTGCATCAAACAAGCTTTTGCTTCATCTGTAGTCACTTAACCTCAGGACAGAAACAGGGTGATGAGCTAAGAAGGAACTCTGATGTGATGGAGATCCTGAAGAAGACCCGGTTTCGGTGTGATCGAGGTTTGCCTCATCAGAAGTCACCCCAAACAATCCTTGAGCACGA TTACGTAATGAGCAGAATTACGGCCGAGTCTTTGTTGGATGGAACGAAGGCAATATATATTTTCCACCCACTTACAAATACTCAAATAATTCAGATCAATACTCTGGGGATGGTATGTACTGGAAGGAGAAACGTCGGACTCCTGCTTG GTGTGATCGGATTCTGTGGTATGGACAAGGTCTCCGTCAATTATCGTATGTCCGGGGTGAATCCCGGTTTTCAGATCATAGACCTGTTTATGGCATGTTTTGTGCTGAGGTAG
- the LOC120067695 gene encoding type IV inositol polyphosphate 5-phosphatase 7-like isoform X1, producing the protein MSDGNSKKSKLSWSKKMVTKWFNIKSKSGSGDYQADHGIYERGDVEYRNSISMRENYTDESSKSIEHSHHGHMNIDNPRIIDVQDYSIFVATWNVGGRSPPSNLSLEDWLHTSAPADIYVLGFQEIVPLNAGNVLGAEDSGPARKWLTLIRKTLNNLPVSSGDKMCYMPFPTPKPAIELNDDFEESMRLKDSSYCRRRSFHTTNSGRPSNDQSTALPQLDRRFSISNHVIFDHRPSDYESSFRWGHRLSNYNRQSDYCRQSNDSRLSDYSKWGSSEDDGCHGDLTSETLFSPPLYNGSTSKEDELRSLGHSRYCLVSNKQMVGIFLTIWVRSELKDRIRDVKVSCVGRGLMGYLGNKGSISVSLSLHQTSFCFICSHLTSGQKQGDELRRNSDVMEILKKTRFRCDRGLPHQKSPQTILEHDRIIWFGDLNYRIALSHRSAKALVEMQNWRVLLENDQLRNEQNYGRVFVGWNEGNIYFPPTYKYSNNSDQYSGDGMYWKEKRRTPAWCDRILWYGQGLRQLSYVRGESRFSDHRPVYGMFCAEVESNHGQLKKNMSSSSKIDVEELLPYSHGYTELNFY; encoded by the exons CTCTCATGGTCCAAGAAGATGGTTACAAAATGGTTCAATATCAAGAGTAAAAGTGGAAGTGGAGATTATCAGGCAGATCACGGTATTTATGAAA GAGGTGATGTTGAGTATAGGAATAGTATTTCAATGAGAGAGAATTACACTG ATGAATCTAGTAAGAGCATAGAGCATAGCCACCATGGACATATGAATATCGACAATCCTCGTATCATAGATGTTCAGGACTATAG CATTTTTGTTGCTACATGGAACGTCGGTGGCAGATCCCCTCCTAGTAATCTAAGTTTAGAAGACTGGCTTCATACCTCAGCCCCTGCAGACATTTACGTACTTGG ATTTCAAGAGATAGTTCCACTTAATGCTGGTAATGTGTTGGGCGCAGAGGACAGCGGTCCTGCCAGGAAATGGCTAACCCTCATTCGGAAAACACTAAACAATCTTCCCGTCTCAAGTGGAGATAAAATGTGCTACATGCCATTTCCCACCCCTAAGCCAGCCATAGAATTGAATGATGATTTTGAGGAATCAATGAGGCTCAAGGACTCATCTTACTGTCGTCGTCGATCTTTTCATACAACTAATAGCGGTAGACCATCTAACGACCAGTCAACTGCTCTGCCTCAACTTGATAGAAGATTTAGCATCTCTAATCATGTGATCTTTGACCACCGGCCCAGTGACTACGAATCCAGTTTCAGATGGGGACACAGGCTAAGCAACTATAACAGGCAAAGTGATTATTGTAGGCAAAGCAATGACTCAAGGCTGAGTGACTATTCCAAATGGGGATCATCCGAAGATGATGGATGCCATGGGGATTTGACAAGTGAAACTTTATTCTCACCACCGTTATATAACGGATCCACATCCAAGGAAGATGAACTCAGAAGTTTGGGACATTCACGGTATTGCTTGGTTTCTAATAAACAAATGGTTGGCATTTTTCTCACAATATGGGTCAGGAGTGAATTGAAGGATAGAATACGGGACGTGAAAGTATCCTGTGTTGGTAGAGGATTGATGGGTTATCTAGGAAATAAG GGATCAATTTCAGTCAGTTTGTCTTTGCATCAAACAAGCTTTTGCTTCATCTGTAGTCACTTAACCTCAGGACAGAAACAGGGTGATGAGCTAAGAAGGAACTCTGATGTGATGGAGATCCTGAAGAAGACCCGGTTTCGGTGTGATCGAGGTTTGCCTCATCAGAAGTCACCCCAAACAATCCTTGAGCACGA TCGAATTATCTGGTTTGGAGATTTAAATTACCGAATCGCTTTATCTCACCGCTCTGCCAAGGCACTTGTTGAGATGCAAAATTGGAGAGTGTTGCTTGAGAATGATCAG TTACGTAATGAGCAGAATTACGGCCGAGTCTTTGTTGGATGGAACGAAGGCAATATATATTTTCCACCCACTTACAAATACTCAAATAATTCAGATCAATACTCTGGGGATGGTATGTACTGGAAGGAGAAACGTCGGACTCCTGCTTG GTGTGATCGGATTCTGTGGTATGGACAAGGTCTCCGTCAATTATCGTATGTCCGGGGTGAATCCCGGTTTTCAGATCATAGACCTGTTTATGGCATGTTTTGTGCTGAGGTAGAGTCAAACCATGGCCAATTAAAGAAAAACATGAGTTCTAGTTCCAAGATTGATGTGGAGGAGCTTTTACCATACTCTCATGGATATACTGAACTGAACTTTTACTGA